One Thermicanus aegyptius DSM 12793 DNA segment encodes these proteins:
- a CDS encoding tagatose bisphosphate family class II aldolase, with protein MSIVSTKEMLLAAKKEGYAVPAFNIHNLETVQVVAEAAAELMSPLIIAATPSTIQYAGPDYLLAIVDVASRRYGIPIAIHLDHAEEVERIKSLIDLGYKSVMIDASHLPFEENIRMVTEVVEYANRYGVSVEAELGRLGGQEDDLTVDEEDSFYTDPDKAAEFVERTGIDSLAVAIGTAHGLYKSEPKLDFSRLQEIHRKVDLPLVLHGASGIPDQDVKKTIALGIAKVNIATELKIPFAEAVRRYLIEHPEANDPRKYLTPGKNAMREVAKNKIVMCGSNGKA; from the coding sequence ATGTCCATCGTATCGACAAAGGAAATGCTTCTCGCAGCAAAGAAAGAAGGATACGCGGTTCCGGCTTTTAACATTCATAACCTGGAGACGGTGCAGGTGGTTGCCGAGGCAGCGGCCGAGCTTATGTCACCGCTCATTATTGCCGCTACCCCAAGCACCATTCAATATGCAGGTCCCGACTATTTATTGGCGATCGTCGATGTGGCCAGCAGGCGGTACGGCATTCCGATAGCGATCCATCTGGATCATGCGGAAGAGGTGGAGAGGATCAAGAGTCTGATAGATTTAGGATACAAGTCCGTCATGATTGATGCTTCCCATCTTCCTTTTGAAGAAAACATTCGCATGGTTACAGAAGTTGTGGAGTATGCGAACCGGTATGGTGTGTCGGTGGAAGCGGAGCTTGGTCGGCTTGGGGGACAGGAGGATGACCTTACGGTGGATGAAGAAGACTCTTTTTATACCGATCCTGATAAAGCCGCAGAATTTGTGGAGAGGACCGGGATCGATTCCCTCGCGGTTGCCATCGGTACGGCGCATGGTTTGTACAAATCGGAGCCGAAATTAGATTTTTCCCGATTGCAGGAAATTCATCGGAAAGTGGATCTACCCCTCGTTCTTCACGGGGCTTCCGGCATTCCGGATCAAGATGTGAAAAAAACGATCGCATTGGGAATCGCCAAGGTAAATATCGCCACGGAACTGAAAATCCCGTTTGCGGAGGCGGTGAGGAGGTATCTCATCGAGCATCCGGAAGCGAATGACCCGCGAAAATATTTAACCCCAGGGAAAAATGCCATGCGGGAAGTGGCAAAGAATAAAATCGTAATGTGCGGCAGTAATGGGAAAGCATAA